In Aedes albopictus strain Foshan chromosome 3, AalbF5, whole genome shotgun sequence, the following are encoded in one genomic region:
- the LOC109412776 gene encoding pyruvate dehydrogenase E1 component subunit alpha type II, mitochondrial isoform X2: MLSNVVKSITQRALAGNVKILAAQPQQQCGYATEASFETRAFKLHNLDQGPATSVSVTKDEALKYYSQMYAIRRMETAAGNLYKEKIIRGFCHLYSGQEACAVGMRAAMRPEDSCITAYRCHGWTYLMGVSIQGVLAELTGRQSGCARGKGGSMHMYSHNFYGGNGIVGAQVPLGVGIAFAAKYKGTNGVCIAAYGDGAANQGQLFEVYNMAKLWNTPVIFVCENNGYGMGTSAERASANVNYYTRGDTVPGIWVDGMDVLAVREATRFAIDHCNSGKGPILLETATYRYSGHSMSDPGTSYRSRDEIAEVRQTRDPITSLREKILTNELATTEELKEIESKIRGEVDSATKAAKADREIPVDELCTDIYANPDNTGVIRSVMPAAELTHKRLGKAVNM; this comes from the exons ATGCTTTCAAACGTGGTAAAATCCATCACCCAGCGCGCCCTCGCTGGAAATGTG AAAATTCTTGCGGCACAGCCACAGCAGCAATGCGGATATGCGACGGAGGCTTCGTTTGAAACCAGA GCCTTCAAGCTGCACAACTTGGACCAGGGTCCGGCAACTAGCGTTAGCGTCACCAAGGATGAAGCCCTCAAGTACTACAGCCAGATGTACGCAATCCGCCGGATGGAAACGGCCGCCGGAAATCTGTACAAGGAGAAAATCATTCGCGGATTCTGTCATCTGTACTCCGGACAGGAAGCATGCGCCGTGGGTATGCGTGCTGCGATGCGCCCGGAAGATTCCTGCATCACGGCCTATCGTTGCCACGGGTGGACTTATCTGATGGGGGTTTCGATTCAGGGAGTGCTGGCTGAACTAACCGGTCGTCAGAGCGGATGTGCTCGCGGTAAGGGAGGCAGTATGCACATGTACTCGCATAACTTCTACGGTGGAAACGGAATCGTGGGGGCTCAGGTTCCTTTGGGAGTGGGAATTGCCTTTGCTGCCAAGTATAAGGGAACGAATGGGGTTTGTATTGCGGCCTACGGTGATGGCGCGGCCAATCAGGGACAGTTGTTCGAGGTCTACAATATGGCCAAGCTGTGGAACACCCCGGTCATTTTCGTGTGCGAGAACAATGGTTACGGCATGGGAACCAGCGCGGAACGTGCCTCGGCCAACGTCAACTACTACACCCGAGGAGATACCGTGCCCGGAATCTGGGTCGACGGTATGGACGTGTTGGCCGTTCGCGAAGCAACCAGGTTCGCCATTGATCACTGCAACAGCGGTAAGGGACCGATCCTGCTGGAAACGGCTACCTACCGGTACTCGGGTCATTCTATGTCCGATCCTGGAACCAGCTACCGTTCCCGTGATGAGATCGCCGAGGTTCGCCAAACGCGTGATCCCATCACGTCCCTGCGGGAGAAGATCTTGACCAATGAGTTGGCCACCACCGAAGAGCTGAAGGAAATCGAGTCGAAGATCCGCGGAGAAGTGGACTCCGCTACGAAGGCGGCCAAGGCCGATCGGGAAATTCCGGTAGATGAACTGTGCACGGATATCTACGCCAACCCGGACAATACCGGAGTGATCAGAAGCGTTATGCCGGCGGCTGAACTTACCCACAAGCGCCTCGGAAAGGCAGTTAACATGTGA
- the LOC109412776 gene encoding pyruvate dehydrogenase E1 component subunit alpha type II, mitochondrial isoform X1 gives MGLSKWVKTLFRVGTEAGSKVKPVAQAVAAVENVTSDKKILAAQPQQQCGYATEASFETRAFKLHNLDQGPATSVSVTKDEALKYYSQMYAIRRMETAAGNLYKEKIIRGFCHLYSGQEACAVGMRAAMRPEDSCITAYRCHGWTYLMGVSIQGVLAELTGRQSGCARGKGGSMHMYSHNFYGGNGIVGAQVPLGVGIAFAAKYKGTNGVCIAAYGDGAANQGQLFEVYNMAKLWNTPVIFVCENNGYGMGTSAERASANVNYYTRGDTVPGIWVDGMDVLAVREATRFAIDHCNSGKGPILLETATYRYSGHSMSDPGTSYRSRDEIAEVRQTRDPITSLREKILTNELATTEELKEIESKIRGEVDSATKAAKADREIPVDELCTDIYANPDNTGVIRSVMPAAELTHKRLGKAVNM, from the exons ATGGGACTCTCCAAGTGGGTTAAGACGCTTTTTCGCGTCGGAACGGAAGCCGGTTCCAAAGTGAAACCGGTGGCACAAGCTGTGGCTGCCGTGGAAAACGTTACTTCAGACAAG AAAATTCTTGCGGCACAGCCACAGCAGCAATGCGGATATGCGACGGAGGCTTCGTTTGAAACCAGA GCCTTCAAGCTGCACAACTTGGACCAGGGTCCGGCAACTAGCGTTAGCGTCACCAAGGATGAAGCCCTCAAGTACTACAGCCAGATGTACGCAATCCGCCGGATGGAAACGGCCGCCGGAAATCTGTACAAGGAGAAAATCATTCGCGGATTCTGTCATCTGTACTCCGGACAGGAAGCATGCGCCGTGGGTATGCGTGCTGCGATGCGCCCGGAAGATTCCTGCATCACGGCCTATCGTTGCCACGGGTGGACTTATCTGATGGGGGTTTCGATTCAGGGAGTGCTGGCTGAACTAACCGGTCGTCAGAGCGGATGTGCTCGCGGTAAGGGAGGCAGTATGCACATGTACTCGCATAACTTCTACGGTGGAAACGGAATCGTGGGGGCTCAGGTTCCTTTGGGAGTGGGAATTGCCTTTGCTGCCAAGTATAAGGGAACGAATGGGGTTTGTATTGCGGCCTACGGTGATGGCGCGGCCAATCAGGGACAGTTGTTCGAGGTCTACAATATGGCCAAGCTGTGGAACACCCCGGTCATTTTCGTGTGCGAGAACAATGGTTACGGCATGGGAACCAGCGCGGAACGTGCCTCGGCCAACGTCAACTACTACACCCGAGGAGATACCGTGCCCGGAATCTGGGTCGACGGTATGGACGTGTTGGCCGTTCGCGAAGCAACCAGGTTCGCCATTGATCACTGCAACAGCGGTAAGGGACCGATCCTGCTGGAAACGGCTACCTACCGGTACTCGGGTCATTCTATGTCCGATCCTGGAACCAGCTACCGTTCCCGTGATGAGATCGCCGAGGTTCGCCAAACGCGTGATCCCATCACGTCCCTGCGGGAGAAGATCTTGACCAATGAGTTGGCCACCACCGAAGAGCTGAAGGAAATCGAGTCGAAGATCCGCGGAGAAGTGGACTCCGCTACGAAGGCGGCCAAGGCCGATCGGGAAATTCCGGTAGATGAACTGTGCACGGATATCTACGCCAACCCGGACAATACCGGAGTGATCAGAAGCGTTATGCCGGCGGCTGAACTTACCCACAAGCGCCTCGGAAAGGCAGTTAACATGTGA